The following is a genomic window from Nicotiana tabacum cultivar K326 chromosome 3, ASM71507v2, whole genome shotgun sequence.
caatacataaaacatAGTATTGTATTGCGTTTTACAtttggacttgccttatttaaaggcgtttcaattttatgaaaattcattcaatcttcaaacttacgttcatacttctcttttcttcttatcaatcatttttttacaatgtctgaagtggcaaaaataagggtttcactatATTGGGGGGAGGTGAGGTTGtgttggagaataactctgtgaggtatagctcacctccacaatgtcatgttaaattgccgcttactatggagtacgataaattggtatcgttgttacgtaaaaaaatgaATGAGAGGTGGCGTTCGGTTAACCTTAAAATAACCGGTAGATTTCCGTATTCAGTGACTCCGCAGGGATTTGgttattattctgagtttaacatcgaggatgatgaaactcttagagattttttgcgaatttcggatgaatacagggaatttattgtaataaaattattggaaatgtacgtcaaggtagaagacgttcccaataatgagggcgtgcatagtagggataacccccagtcatcgggtggttattctggagcagtttttgccggacagattgctgatgaaagagcttgccttgatttaaacttgtcaccaccaGCGAATGAGCAACCgcaaaataatttttcgactttatataatcaacaagacgactggtaaacttcaattccGTGGGTGCTTTAGcgatatttattttatgttttaattggatttgtattaatactcatatttttcatagagGGTACCGTCCGGATACGAactttacaagttatgaccctgcccctagttggaatatgtGTATTTCTGGAGTATTGGACtacggtggtccatccgggagtcatcaccaacaagcaaatatccatcatgaaacgtcaagacagtacgacttgtaagtaaagtgatatagctatatctaaagtatttatctagttgggtatattatcattttgttatttttgtgcagtgaaaatgagATTCTTGAAGCTCCTAacctcacacagttgcccatagaTGACGTATTTAATCGTaatttggcagatgcgcagagtcaggaagatgatagtgattatgacaacaatacGGATGAGTCTggggatgacacacccttccatgatgagggtgatgatgaggaggaagtgaatgttgaacctgagctgacgagggagcatgttcctccacctcccgctagaccaagagtgtacgagtcccacgtgccatttcatgagcggaatattccctaccttgataatttgccaagcatgccgaacgtggatgccctcacaagggatgatgatgaatttcggtcagcgatgtgggatgagtctagaccagctaTTCTGACAAAGGGCGTGTATTTCCCTGATAAAGCTCGCTTAATtagggctgtaaaaatctacagtataagagagtgtcgtgagatgacggtaagtgAGTCAACTACGGAGAAATACAAGGTTGTATGCCatagagactttatgggttgtcactggatgttgcgtgccaccaagaagaaatcaggtttgtggaaagtgggtaaatttattagcgagcacagatgtgaaatggacacatacaatgaaaatcacttcaacttggatgttgacttgatttctcttgtcttgattccatatttggaagtgtccattaggttcaagattaaagagtgtattacagccgtccaccaggagtatggttgtactataaccaaaagaaaggcatatctcggtcgcaaacgtgcctttgaacttatttatggcgactgggataagtccttttcaaatctgcccaggtacatggccgcactgcaacactttaaccccaggactgttgttgaatggaggcgtgagcggagtccggacagacccgaatatatttccaactatgtgttctggtcatttaaaccagcaattgatggttttgtgcattgtcatcctgttatttccatagacggtactcatgtctatggaaagtatgatattaagcttttgattgcagttacagtagatgccaacgggcaaatatttccactagcttttgccataTGTGCCAACGAAAGTGAAGAGACATGGACGTTTTTTTtaaccacttgaagcagcacgttgtcaaacagcgttcaggtatttgtctaatatcagatcgacatggtggtattttaagttatgTACGTCACTTGCCTGAATGGTAGGAACCATATGCATACCATCGTTACTATGTGcgtcacctgaaggccaatttccagaagaaatatcctgacaaggcATTGCATGACTTAATGTGGATGCAACTGATcaccagcagtgcaaattcacgaggcgcatggaagcgatccgACAATTAGAaccacgagcctatacttggttgatggggcatgagcttcacatgtggacattACATGCTGATGGCGGAAGACGATGGGGAGCCCTCACTACAAACGTGTTGGAGTCATTCAACGGCTTGTTGAAGTCTGCCCGTGgactgcctgtcactgccatggtccgcatgacattcaaacagagtgcggagaggtttgttgaaaggcatgcAGCTGCATCAGCATTGATGGAcaggggtgttcaatttatgccaatacccatgagaagatttgaaaggtCCAGGAGGCGAGCATAGTGATGGTTTTAGTTATCCTTTGTGCAGTGATGATTTTAGTTCTACTGTTTGTTTTTGTGTTACGTTTGCAATATTTGTGTTTCTTGTGTACTGTTTAAGTAAAACTGCTGTTCAAacgcaattaaaataaaaatgttgTTAAAAGATAATTGTTATCATTATTTACATAATGCACTATTTACACAAACTAAAAACCTAAGTAAATAAGTGAGTCCTGCAGCCTGTGTGCTTTAGTGCTGCTGCTGGCCTAAGTCGCATCCCCTGTCGCCCGGGTACACTAtctggatcatcatcatcaagccgcctctttatgtgaggatgtGCAGCAACATCGACACCACAGCTGGCAGGATTAGAAGAATAGGCCATTGGGCcgtcagcaacctacaaaacaagtACTAAACTTAGCAAGTGACAAAGTATATTTGTATTGTACATGTTAAGTCAAAAAATATATTCCCACCGTGGTCTCGTCGGCCTCCTGAATATATGCATTCGTGGTGTCCTCATCAAAGCATGTAGTGGCCTCAAAGATGGGCTGGGACGAAGCCTTCATAAAAaccttaaaaaattaattaatggcagctcattaaggaaaagaaaacaaattgaaattttaaagtaatacaaacatacctgcgcctGTAGTAGATCCGCATCAACCGCCGGGGATGAGGCATAACTCAACCTGCGCCCGCCATCCACGTCCCGGGTGGGCCGATCCTCAGCTGCGGTAGATGGGCATGCAAAGTACTGGTATACATCCTCGTCAAATGTACACATGATCGACAATGCTCCTAACGGGGTGACCTGCGATGCTGGCAGAGATAGCTGAAGGTTGTACGAAGGTATGCTGCTGGAAGGCTCATCTTCCCGAGGTATATAACCCGGTTGATTATCTCCAAGCGCCAAAACTCCAAAGAACTCATCATGTCCCTCAACAGGTGGGTcgacaggtgcctcaacgcccccttgctagggaccacctcctcgccgtcCCCCGCGACCCCGTGGGGCACCCCTACCTCGTAGGGCACCCCTCCCTCGTGCCCTacccctgcctcgtgggacacccctaccCCGATGGTAGTCCTCTAGCGCTGCATACTGAGCCTCGTGGTCCAACCTCGCGGCATCTCTCGCCTGAAACAGGGTCCGACGAGCCAACTGTGCCACCCGCCGGCCATAGTCAACGACTGTAGGGATGTCGGTATGCTGCTGCATCTCCTGTCCCAACTGGTAGAGGTGATGATGCCCAATAGcctgtgaaatatttaaaatattaattaaataacgctatatcacaattatacgatattaataagccaaaaaacataccagtgcctcgtgtctcccggcgtatggtcTGTAGCGCTCGCCAAGTACATGAATGGGGTTCCCGATAATCAGTCGGGTGTGACGGCGGTACCATGACGCATACATATGAATAGTGGCCTCCTGGGTAAATGTAGGTGCTGGCGGAATATGGTCAACTCCCCAAATAAAATAAGGACCTGCTGCTCcagccatcccatatatatatcgtCCAGCCTGGCACGGTCATTCCACTGATACTATATAGCCACCCATCCAGGATCCCTCGGTATAGGCTGGGGACAGTGAAACTGGCGAAGCACACGCTCTGTGGCATGATACTCAACCATATCGAAGAAGATCATCGGGACGGAGGTGCTCCAAAACATTCGATCGACTGAGCAATAAAAGGGCAGCTGAGCTACCAACTCGTCgttgtatggcgtccagatgaactgctaaataataacataaaagtgagtatgcaCAACACAACTCAATTTAAACAAGTAAGTGTAGGTACATATCTACTTGTCCGTCCACCAGCATATCTAGCATATCCCTgataagggggagattatgatgagcatcggtccctcggtagttcccacgccggagaatccacctagaagctagagggagaaacggataAGCCTCACCAGGCGCAAGTgctggtagaggtggctgcaacggcatgatccgctgccaggcccaaacctaagataaaaagttgatgtaaaatttatgagtcatttcgaccatatagaattcggagaaatgaacagagtattcgaaaatgttgtcacctgtaggagggacagaaaaccacatatgtccACCGCTGGGCCCATGCTCGACCAACACATGCTCCTATACAGGTATgcgagaacagcagcaccccaaCTGTACTGGGGTAAACCATCCAACTCCTGAAGATGATGGAGAAAGCgcatactcactttactccccgaagtgttcgggaacaagacacacCCGAAAAGCAGGAGCAGCGCTAACCGCGTGTACCTCTCAATATGGAGATCCTCCGTCTCGCCGGTAATGTCTGGGTGTAAAAACGCCATATGATCTCTGATGGCTGACAAAGCAACGCGACTGCCCCCAGCGTCACCCTGAGGACTATAACCAGTAAAATGCATCATCATATCCAAAAATTGTGCACGCGTCATGGATCTAATGTACTGGGGCAGTGCTACGGCCCGTCCATCTACGCGCAGCCcgtacaaaacctgaacatcctccagtgtgatggtggcctctccagtgggcaagtgaaaagtgtgcgtcttcggtcgccaccgctctaccaAGGCCGTGATGAGAGACCAATCAAGCTGCATCCGTCCAAGCTCAAAAATCGTATAGATGCCCGTAGCTTGTAGACACGCGACTACATGGGCATGGAAAGGATGCTCCCCAATGAACTCCCACAAATCGTCAGGTCTCCTGGGGCGGAGAGGCTGCATCGATAGCTGTCCCTCCCATACAAATGAGGACCTATGGTCGCCCTGCAACACTAGTAGCTGATCCTCGGCAGGTCCGGGATGCGCAGGCGGAGgaaagtccatgtcgtctactataatttaaacaaaattaattgtgtgtgttagcttaataaattaaataattaattatgtttaaaattggactgaataattatgtatgggttccaggctcgatatttgaggcccggtagcaccgagttatccttaattattatgcgtgttaatttcaacatCTTTAGAATTGTGTCTGTtggcttaataaattaaataattaattatatttaaaattgaactgaataattatgtacgggttccaggctcgatatttgaggcccggtagcaccgagttatccttaattattatgcgtgttaatttcaacatttttagaattgtgtgtgttagcttaataaattaaataattaattatgtttaaaattggactgaataattatgtatgggttccaggctcgatatttgaggcccggtagcaccgagttatccttaattattatgcgtgttaatttcaatatttttagaattgtgcctgttagcttaataaattaaataattaattatgcttaaaattggactgattaattatgtatgggttccaagctcgatatctgaggcccggtagcaccgagttatccttaattattatgcgtgttaatttcaatatttttagaattgtgtctgttagcttaataaattaaataattaattatatttaaaattggactgaataattatgcatgggttccaggctcgatatttgaggtccggtagtaccgagttatccttaattattatgcgtgttaatttcaatatttttagaattgtgtctgttagcttaataaattaaataattaattatgtttaaaattggactgattaattatgtatgggttccaggctcgatatttgagttaattttacaacatatattaatttgttacttttgtaagtttattattataaattaaataattaattttgtaaagtgtaattggatagagtttgcagttactacatacttaaactacatagactctacgctaaaaggctctacattttactacgctaaaatgctctatattttacaacactaaaaggctctatattttactacactaaaagactctatattttactacactaaaaggctctatattttactacgctaaaaggtcaatattacatataaaaacaactaacataaaatacaaatatgaacaacaaacaaaataaataatattaattttttaacaatacaaataatttatcaaattttaacatttttttgtaccaaagctaataaatcaatccaggtataaataagatacaaatttaaacacaaacataacacaaattaacatggaaacacattaaacaatacaaatatgcatgtactaTACGCGTTTCGACATAAATAAAATCGAAATACCTTGATTTAAGTTTTTTGAATTAGATTGAAATCGAATTTTTGCacccgaaagaaggaatccaaagcttgtcttgtatgtgggacctacactccttgctctttaggtgacgggtggggccgaaacttttttttttaagtttgtcGCGGGGTGGGGGAGGGGGGACCAGAACAATCGAAATTTTTAAAGGAGAAGGGGTTGCGTTCAGTGGtccaaggaagaagaaggggCTGCGTTTTATAAAGCtgttcgcagtattatactgcgttttaagtaaaacgcagtataatactgcgaactGCTTTataaaatgcagtattatactgcgaattaccaaaataaaaaaatttgaagtaaaacgcagtacggtactgcgaattacaaaaaaaaaatttaaagtaaaacgcagtatggtactgcgttttactttaacggacTAATTTTTTAAGCAGTATAAAAATGgtttttgtccaaaaaaaaacatcaaaagcGTTTTGGACTCTAATATACATACCCTAATATTTGCTACTATATATTATGTATATTTATTACTCCATATTTAAAGGAGTTACATAATATTTAAAAATGGGAAGAGACACTACACAATCCTGTATCCTCTGAAATTATATGTATAATAATTTCTATCATAAGAACTCGATCAccgtatttttttttttcttctgtcaGAAAACTTTCTATGAAAGATTTCAAACGGTGAAAGCACTGTTTTATGTAATTGTTGAAGCAATCTTCTATTAGTTCAAGTACTCCCCGACGTCGGTCATGAACTTTTTAGTTAATTAGTCTCCACTTATGCATGTGCTTGTATTTACTAACTAGTGAAATAAATGGGTTGTTCAGATTTCACTTGTTTAAATAAATGCGTTAAATCTTATAAGACTATAGGTCAGTTTTATGGTACATTACAAGTGTAGTTCTTTTAGTTACTCCTATATAGTATTCCTTTTTACATGAGAAGATTGGCAACATATAACACAAAAGAACAGTAAATAAAACATAATACTCCATTACATTCTTTGTATTTTCTCATCTTAGCCAACGGTTGTgctcttgatttttctttcacCATTATACATGGAGTATAAAATAGACTGACACTGATAACTTTTCTAAAGATATCTTCcactatatacatatattaagAATTACTAAAAATTTCAATTGCAGCAGAAGGATGGTATTAACAAAAACATAACATAAAAAGGGAAGAGCACTATATATCCACATTGGCTAGCTAAGGAGCTAAGAGGTGGAAATTAGGGTTGGTTATCAAAAAGAGAACTAGCCTGGTTTATATACATACGTATCATCCAACAAAGCTAAATTCAAAAAACTGAAACAACGTAACTATGTCTATGGAAGCTTCAAGTTCTTATCTCCTTCTTTTTCTTGCTCCTGAAAATGTCGCttattattctttcttttcttcttctcataaGCAATCCCTCTTGCCTTAGCTTGTGAATCCCTCACTTCCCTCAAATACAACCTCACTGCTCTCGCCCCAAACGGGTTTGTCTCTGCGCGTCCTCCGTTCTCTTCAAAAGCAGCGCGTAGCCTACCAACTAGCGCGTCAAGGCTGCCCCACGCTTGTTTCAACGGACATGTACATGGTGCCGGCGGCTGAGGGTGTCCGAAAAACGGACAACAACAGTTGTGAACTTTGGTTTTTCCGAACTGGTCAAGGTACtttaagaattcaagaatgtttGCTCCGCTGCACCTTGATAGTATCAGTGGTGGTTTGTGGTTTTTCAAGTACTGGCCGAATGTGTTCCAGTCTCGCCGCTTTTGTAGCTCGTAACGGCTCACTGCCGGTGATGGCGGCGGTGCCGCAATCGGTGGGGAGAAGTTTTCTGGGATAGAACTTGTACTATACACGTCTAACATGGCTGTTGTTTGTGGGGGACTTTTAACTTTTTGAAGTTCTTGGAGGGATCCGCCTCACTATATATAGGAAATGAGAGAGTTAAATAATTTTACTTGTTGAGGGTGGTGATTTGATTTATTTGATGTTTGTTTGTCATGGACAAGAAGGAATATTTCTTGAAAATGTGAAATTTAAaatacttgttttttttttcacaaaGTAAAATTCATAATTGTGGATAAAATGACTGTCATAAAAAAGAACATATATTGAGACATATACGTATCCAATAAATTGTAGAGTACTTAATTTGCATTCTAAAATGACCTCGCatattaactaaaaaacttcaagTTTAGTGTAAGGAGGCAAGAGTAGTCCGGAGCAAAAAACACTTCGGagtgaaaataaatataatttggGGTGGTTTGTTTATTAGTAATTGCAGTTTATAAAAAAGTACTCTTATTATAATGTGCTGATTATTTTATGAAGAGAATAATAATGTCTAGATTGATACGCAGGAAATAAGTATTACTTcttccgttccaatttatgtgaacttgtttgactggacacgatatttaagaaaaaatgaagacttttggaatttgtggttctaaacaagtcaaaagggGCCCAGAGTATCTGTGTGGTCATAAAAGCTTCTCAACTAgagtagaattgtaagtttaaactaaattgttaccaaatttagaaacgggtcattctttttggaacagaccaaaaaggaaaCAGGTTCACATGAACTGAAACAAGATgagtaataaataaatattatgtaGTGAAATGATAATTATACATTTTATGCATGGATTGTTATATATAAATTACCTCATTTTAAGCTTTAtctatttttagaaatttttatTCATGTACTGtgaatatacatattttatttcACTTGTGTATAAAATAAATTACACTAGTTATACCAAAATCAATAATACAACATTTGATTTCTCGACCATAAATTATGTGAAGTTTATAAATactaaaatcaaataatttattaattatatacAAAAGGTTATACTATATAGTAGTAGTATTATAGTTATACAAAAATATTAGatgttataaaaataatagagtatagaattttatacaaaaaaaaatcttaaatatAAACGAGGTAAAAGTAGAAAATAGTGAAGAGAGAGAGTAGACTTTTGTAGAGGAAAAGTAATGgcggagaaagaaagaaagaaaagacggACCAAAAAAGATAAGTGGGGAAGGGACCTACGAGTTATGACAGAGTGAAAATCACTTCAACTAGTCTTGTCAAATGTAACTTCATCTCCTTATTGTCTTATCAAAATCAAAACTTGGAGGATcgtcattatcatcatcattctATTTcacccttttcttttctttccttcctgcttttgtctttttattatcCGTGTCAAAGTGGCTTAACTTGTTTTGACCACCTATGTCTATTCTTTTCTCTCATCTGGTGTCgggcgtttatttttaaattactacTCCAATTTGTTCGACCAAAAGTATAatatttttgttaaattaattaaatgacaACTGAGATGAAAAGTAAATCTTAATCAAGCATAATAATTCTTAGATCTAGCTTAGAGTTTGGATGATATTGTTTACCTAGTGCTTAGAGTCGTGTATTCAATCCTAAATGCGCACTTTAGAGAGTAAATGAAGAATGAGTAATGagcaataaatataaaaaatggcAGTAAATGTAAATAGGAAGAACAATTCACCCAAATATCAAATTATGTGGAAGATTCTTCCTTCTCACAACGAAATATGGCAGTACTGCTCACTTGGATCATGTGCGTGAAAGGGAAGAATAATCGATAAAATCAATCACTATGGAAAGGTGAACTTTGTATTTTCTCTCAAGGGTCAACTTTTTACAATAATTTTCTCAGATTCAATGCCACATGCCCTTTTTTCTTCTCCCTCTCTTTGTATTTATATGGGATATTCTctaaaaaccctaaaaagtacaacaATGGGAATATCCAGGAGAATATTCATGTCATTAGTTACAAGACTACACTAGCCGTTATTCCTACTCTTCGCTACTCGACCTTGACCTCTGCGGCTCGCTCATCGACTGCTCGTTGTTGGGCTTTGGTCGACCTCGACCTATCCGCCCAAATCAGAACGCCGTCTTTTCACCTTACGATCTTACCACGCTCAACTTCCTCCGcaagattttgacccatacagttagtccgtCCACTTGTCGGGGTCGCCTTCTAGTCGGCCCCGATGAGTGGACCTTTTCAGTCAGCGATTTGTGAAGAAATTTTTGACGTGGTGATCGAGTGGAGGTGTCAGTTACCAAAGTAATGACGTGTCGCTTTGAGATTCGTGGGTCATGGGGTTGGTGCAGGATGACGTCACAACGTATGCGTCATCATTGCACATCTTCCCGATGCGTTGCCTCATTCCTCGAGCCCTGTCGTTTTGATTCTAGGG
Proteins encoded in this region:
- the LOC107760613 gene encoding protein LIGHT-DEPENDENT SHORT HYPOCOTYLS 6-like, whose amino-acid sequence is MLDVYSTSSIPENFSPPIAAPPPSPAVSRYELQKRRDWNTFGQYLKNHKPPLILSRCSGANILEFLKYLDQFGKTKVHNCCCPFFGHPQPPAPCTCPLKQAWGSLDALVGRLRAAFEENGGRAETNPFGARAVRLYLREVRDSQAKARGIAYEKKKRKNNKRHFQEQEKEGDKNLKLP